The Gossypium arboreum isolate Shixiya-1 chromosome 6, ASM2569848v2, whole genome shotgun sequence DNA window gtagctgatactgaggataaggtcagaataattagggatcgattaaaagaagcatctgataggcaaaagtcgtatgcagatttgaaccgtaaggagattgagtactcaataggtgatatggtcttcttaaaggtttctccttggaagaaaatattaaggtttggtaagaagggcaagttgagtccgcggttcattgggccttatcgggttttgaagcgagtaggcccagtggcttatcaattggaattgcctccagagttagacaggattcacgatgtttttcacgtctccatgttaaggtgtTATCGTtttgaccctgctcatgtcgtaCCAGTTGcaaaaattgaagttcagactgatttgacctttgaggaggagcctgtgcaaatattggctcgagatgttaaggttctcaaaAGGAAgtctgtcccgttagtgaaagtgctttggcgtaatcatggcagagaggaagccacttgggagccagaagaggcgatgcaacagcaataccttcatctgtttggatcaggtaaatttcgaggacgaaatttctttaaggagggtagagttgtaacgccccaattttcgggaattctgtgaatgttggcataggtttaattatgttagtgggcctctagaaggcccaagcttaagatagaacccgacaattttagttaatttttgttctataagaaaaagggggtgaaattatgaaataagacctatgtgaaaatgtttgaaaatgccataggctaatttgtagtggccaaataaataagagtgcaaaataggaggatttgcatgtcaaacctcccattttacatgtagtggtcggccatcatgttggtggtagacaatatgtgcacttgatattaataatttatggtacaaattgcaaaaaaaaattgattccatgatgggcatgatgAGCAtggaaaatgttccatgatgggcatgataagcattacgggcattttttattggaattatggcatgagtatggcacaaatattagtatatcatttatgtgtcataaaatgttgagtgataagaataacaaaaggaagtaaatgaaggtttttgttcattctttgttcttcatagctgaatttgagagagagagcaaataggggaggaaacccttgagtattcggtcactaggaggaggaaaattgaaggcaagttcttggtactttgcttctattttgaggttcatgagttcttcttaattctaccttaactcttgaagcatattttggtttttggttgtgttgtgagcatttggtcatgaattaaactgaaggaaatggttgttgtttcatgttcttttgatgaaaaatggaagataggtgaagttgagccaaacaaatgagcatgcatgtgccttagatgctaaggggaaaaatgggcaaacatgttgtgctttaaaatgatgaaatggagattatagttaagtaaaatcatagatatgtgatgattgattggtgatatacatgtttaaataacatgcatgcaagttatgtgtgaaagagtgaatttggtaataaactgCTTGGGACAAAGAAGAGatcgtgactttggaaaatcaccataaattgtgggagatgagttagaagctgaataaattatgtaattaaatcttaatgagtctagtttcaaattaaataaacgagaacatagtttgaattctgtacaatgagaaatttgattcgtaatgaagagtggtcagattagtcaaatagtgaaacatgagaaattttgagaaaaatctggtattggttggctaaacaaaaaattctgaaattttatgggtagaatatatatgagtctattttcagggaaaattaacggcacttgatttggagtttcgtagctccagttataaatgatttagtgactgttgctcaggaagacagcttgcagtgaaattatgattatgtggtaaacattgacaaatttgttaatgagttgcttatcgatttcttataagcttactatgatctgtaagtttgaaatttgaatatttatatatattatattttgaaagtgatgcttgaatagtcgaataatgactagtttaaaatttttgaatttaagctcaagagcaataGGGTTTTAAGTATGGTTGGctgaatatggtaaggggttaatatgtagttcgtgctTGAATATtcagattaacgtgttagtaatccaattgtaggcagttcgtgtgtggatctcacaagatatcgtcgcaaagcagtgtgtaactaacaccctcttatagactagatcggcaaaagcgaaaaaaggtgtattttgagatcttgcgagtgtgctAATGCTCAtaagattaatagtttgatgtatatagtaaattaaagtgataagactgtagagtgcgcgattccgtgcatttcgatatttttgggcttaatgggccaacgggcctaagTCGGTAAGAAAAcgtggtaagtgtttctgatcgtacgtaaatggctatgttatgtataaaaaccttaagaatagtgaaattacttgaacacccctatgtatggaaaattactgttatacccttaggtgcaaaattaccattatacccctagagttacttttgactgaaaagcatgatgatctgattctatatgatgtatgccatgattgtatatctgttgcaaTGGGGACatggttatattatggaggaagcgttctggtggctctgccacgattatctgatctggtggctctgccacatatatctgcttccgtagctcgccacgattattcagatccgtgactctgtcacattattctgctgcgaccatgctgcaaattctgtggtgtgtagcggttggttaggtcgagttgtctccccacatggtgtaaggctggtacgggggtgttatggatggctctgggttgcgatttctgcattcatgtaaTATTtgttctgatctgttatgggcctatgggctttattctgaatttctgTTCTGGgttaaggccaacttattctatttctgtggtttgagttgatataggctatggttgggttaatttacacactgagtttccccaaactcacccattttattttcatccacgcaggtaatccccaaccatagtgagcttggagctgtgagggaattcggagtggccacccgttctgaaagtttgattttcttctggtgaactggacatccttttatttacgtttgaggttttggggcttttaaatgtaacaaggccgcttatttattttgatggtttttatatgttttattaagataggtaatatttatatttaactgttgaaattggatagctttagggcgcgttttcaaaaaacagtaattgatttcaaaataacacgaaaaccaGTAAAGCCTCCGCAATGAAgatgttttccaaaattaatcattttcctaaaatggacttaatcaaattggttgccagaaaatatacatgacgttaaggtgtggcgaTGGCggtgtacatgtctaggattggatccaaagggagcttggtacttaagcaatccgatggactcacctcctcttttccggtttcctacctggtgcacaacttccattcactttaacctataatgaaattatcttttaaaacactaagtttttctggatcaacaatataaaatgttttgaacgcttcgatgtggcatgtcggatccgaccataatgtctgggccgagtttgaggtgttacacaaATTatgactttttattattattttggatgcctaaaataaaaattttgaattatttgatgacTATCTATATGatttaacttaaaattaaattttatttgaatattataATGTGAATAAAATTCTAATTAAATATGAATCtattaaatattttgtttaaaatcgattttatttaatttaaaattaataaattaaatataaataatttagttttatAGTCGGATGAAGGAATTTAATTAactatattttcaaatttaaattataaatcatttgaattTAATGTTTATGTTTCTATCGATTTGGATGAAGGAAGCCTGAATTTTTCTATTTGCATGTAATTATTGTGACAAATTTATGTGGGTACAAAATAACCTTCTATCCTTTAATTTTTACCCACATTGAATCCTCAAACCTTCAATTTGTATTGAAATAAGCTCTTTAAGTGCTTATATTTGGATATAGAACTTGGTCGCAACAAACTACATTTGCAAATATAGAAAGGAGACTAGCATGTGTGGGTGAGGTAGAAATTTCAAAAACAGAGCAGCATGGCAATAAAATGGCAGAAACATTAGCGACAACAAGTATTAGTCTCATGGTTATGTTTAAGACGTGGCAGTGAATGTTAGATTGTGATGAGAATGCTTGGTTTTCATGTTATAATAGTTTTTGTGACAATTTTATTTGTTAACTAAAACTATTGTTATGTTGCTTTTAAACAAAATAGTTTgaatgaagcaaaaaaaaaaaaaaaaacgatcaAGGACTTATTTGAGAATAATATAAGGGCTTACCTAATCAAAATTATGAAGTTTAGTGCTTTTCTAGTGTATGATCATTTATAAACTAAAATTAAGTATATTCATATCTGATACTTATGCTCGAATCTAAATATGGTGTTATTATTAAAGTTCAAACAATTGACGTTCACATCGTGTTTAATAAGCTAAAAGATGATCATCTAGCTCATAAAAACTTACATTGTTTCGTAACTGATAAAACTGAGCGTCGATAATTGTAATATAGAAAGATCACAAAATAATAAGAAGGGAAAAATAAAACACAGATTTCTTAACAGGAATTTggatcacacaactctaacagtAACATTTGCTCTATTGCATATTTTGGTTATTAAAATTCGTTTCTTTCTTagagttttgttttattttggtgATATATATGTTTGGTTTAATGGTGTTTTGAATAGTTTCAGTTTAgtaaaattataacaaatttaCTTATTAATATTAGATGTAGTGATAAAATATGTTGCCTCCATATAAGAATGTATTTACAAATCTGAAAACTTGAATTCATGGAAAACGATTAGGATACAGCTCCTAAATTACAACAACATGGGTTCATCAATGAGTGATGGTGCCATCTTTTGATATGTTGTAGCTATAATACAATGTGTTGTCCGTAATTCTTAGCATCAATTACAGGGTTTTAACTTTTCAGCTTTGGTATGATCAGGATTCAGCAATTCTTGTTTGCGAAAACAGGCCGAGATGGGGTTCGATAGATGAGAGTACACTTATTCATTGATCATTGTTCAGGGATTTGAGCTTATTTCCTAGCATCATTCACCAAGTTTTCAACTTTTGAGCCTCGTAGGATCATGCAAGATAGAGATGTTCATCGATCGTTGGAAGGGGTTTCGATTTCTGCACTGCTCCACATTTTACGTTCTCCATAATAAATTCGAAGCATTTCAATTTCCAGTTTTCTAGAGGAAGACGTGACTGCAAAAGATTGAAGAAGAAAACTTCGCAAATTCCTTGAAATTCAACAGCATAGAGATCAACCTTAAAATGTAAGCCTTCTTCATTTCCTTTTGCTCCCCACCCCCTAAAAGAAACCCCTAAATTTTATTTGGATTTGATGATTTGTTTGGATTAGTTCTTGAAACCCATTCCTTTAGTTCAATTTTTTCCGCTCTTTATAAAAATGACTTAAACTTTTGATTATTTATAAAATAGCCTACTTTAAAAGTTATACATAAATAATCTGTTTTGAACAGTAAATGTCGATGACGCCATTGTGATTAACGTTACCATCTCCACTCATTAGTTAGTTTAAAAATTAATACTTTTTTTTGGGTGGATTGAAATATAATTACATAAAATGTTTAGGGACTTGATAAAGTAATTATCCTTTTTAAATCGGATAAAAAAAGGTGACACCAATCCTTTTAGCGGCACCAATTAAATACTTTTAAACTTTTGATCTATTTGTATGTTAAAGTTTAtcccattttaaaattaaatttaaatagctCTTAAAAATATAAGATTAACAAAATAacccttttaaattttattatttgttaaaataataaacttaaaaattatataaatttttatttaaattactaaATATATccctcaaaattttcttttaaataagaattttagcAATTTTAGGTAAATTGATAATTCATATATTAGTGTTCGATTGACAAGAACTGCATCTTTGGGTGATAAGAATGTACTTTGAACATGTAtgcttctaaaatttttatagaaACTGTGCAAGAATAGGAAATTGTTTATAAAAGGTTTCTTTGATGCTTAGTGAACCATTTTTCATGGAAGAAATTGTGTCCTTCAGTGATGAGAATGTACCTTGAGCAAGATGAAGTTGGATGGATAGTAGGTGTAGTGTGGTACGGTgtgattaattttttatttctaccacaatatttaattttattatcattattgttGTTATACTAATCGCAATAATAGCAAATAATCATATTGGATATACCCTAAACCCTAATCACAGTTATGTACACCGCTCATCGATGTTGTTTCCAGGATTTGGCAGAGGAGGAAGCCCAGATTCAGAAGCTCCAATCCCGAGAGCAGCACTAAAGGTCTCCATCTGCTACTCCTTCCTTGCCGCAATTTGGTGGTTCTGTGTATCCGAAACCCTAACCACCAAATCATGAATGaatcaataaataataaaagaacatAAATCATCCATTATTAATCAAAGTAATTTAAGAAAAAAACTAATGATCCACTTGGTGAGCCTGCGTAACCGAAAATCAAAACCTCCAAAACATgaattaatcaataaataaacaagaaattACTTTTGCTGGCGAGTAGGGATTGGTATAACTTCTTCTTCTTCGTCTTTCTCTTGTTGAGCATCTTCGAGAGCCTTCCTAGCTTCGACGAGCTTATCAGCGATCTCAGATTCAGTGTAACCTTGTTCGGCGAGTttatcttccaaaatcacgagctTGAGCTCAATCTGACGCTTGCGATCATGCTCGAGGATTTCCTTGTTAGGTTTCCTGGTGGTGAGACCTGCGCTGCCTTGATCTGCCTCGAAAGGCTTGGTGGAATCGGTTACCCGATTCGTCTTCGGCTTTACAAAGAATTTGTTGCTCTGAATGTAACCATTGGTGCCTGACCCCCTAGGGGTGTTCAGTCCGATTCCGTTGTCCATTTTAGGGATTTTTTTTCAAAACCCTATCTCAAATATTCTGCCAATGCCTTTTTTCAATTTTACgattaagaaaagaaaagaacttgCAATTGCTAGTTTGACCAATGGACATCAGAAACAGAAAATTTCAAATGAAAAAAAGGGAACTCACCGATTTATAATCTATCATGTAGGTTAAATTTCGCTATTAGTCCCTGTATTTTATGGTATAGCGTATTTAGCTCTAATCCTTTTATTTGATCACTTTTAGTCCTATACTTTTTGAATTAGTCaattttagtccctttacttctcaaaatttgaaatattagtCTTAACCCAAACAATAATAGTTATATTCGTTTGGTTAACTTCAATTACTAGTCTTGTATTATACGTGCAGTTGTAGTTTTAGTTCATATTCTCTAGTTACATCATTCTAAGTCCTTATACTTatcgaattttgaaatttcaatcttgaCACAAATGATGGTCATTAATCCATTAACTGAATTTTTAATGAGTAAGATGTGGaaataataagttgatatgacattacacatatgataatatatttggagcatcaaattttgaaaataataaaactttACGCAATGAATTTTACGGTTATTATTTTGGTGATGAGTGAAATTTCAAAAAGTGAAAAGTACATGACTAAAGTCTAAAAATGATCAAATAAAAGTACATGGATTAAATTCATAACTTTTGAAGTAAAGTGACTAATAGCAGAATTTTGGTCACTGAACATGAAATCCTAACAAATTTATCACCCAATTTTTAGGGCACTTTTATTTTAGTCACCTAGGCATTAAATCTCTAATAGCACATTATGTTtacactttcattttggtcattgAACTTCTAGGTCAGTTTCATTTTGATCACCCAAAAAGTTATCTTTTTAAGTATTGATCGGGTAAAAAATATTAAGAATTAAAGTGAAACAAAGGTAGAAACTAAAAAAAATGCATTAAAATTTTTGACAAATTGTACTTGTTTAGCCCTTGCCGAAAGTTGtaattttttcaataaaatttttattacttgATACTCTCAACTGATTTATTAATAtagtattgaaattaattaaattatttaatttaatctctatctaaaatttaaaatttcattttagacttaatttaattttttttgaattaaatgataaaataggactcaacaaatgaaattttttttatttgattcgATAAATATTTATACCTAATAGTGGATTAGCTTCCACCACTGGCTCATAATCCATATCACTCCCGGTCATATTGGACACCTATCCCTTGAATGGCCACACCTGCCACGACTAAAATAAATCGTTGGCAAATGCATGACTCATATTCAACTCATTGGTTATgaccttttattttaattttggagatTAAAGGATGACTTAGATCAATATTAACAATCGTCCGTCCTCTAAAATCATTGTTACTTTTATATTCAATTTTAATAATCTTTATAGTTATAATACTAGAGTTGTTCATTGATCGTGTTCTAATAAAATTTTAGAGCTATATATTCAAATACTGGAAAAGCAGAAATTGTATTTGGTATGTCTCTAGTCATTCGTTTACCATTGCTCCTAAGATTATTGTATTGAGCAAATGTATTTTGCCATTCTATGTTATTCTGATTCGGGGATGAGTGTTAGATATGTGTAAATAAAACTCAAATTTGTTGttattgtagaagcccaaattgcccgggcccgattacatcaaaacccaaccaaatctctaaacccactaaaacccttaacccatgacccatttacatctacccaaacccattacaaaacccaaatattaaacccaattcaaaagcccattaagccccctcaaaaaaaacctaaccccccccccaaaaaaaaccaagaaaccctatcCACCTAGCCACTTTTCCACTTGCCCCATTtctcctcccatttttgatatccattgtctaccaccatcacctacaaaatagaaaaagaaataatagaaaatcatataaaagatggctataaaaagccattcaaaaatcatgtaaggggggatttttacaaagattgaaaaaggagacaaacacaaaaatcctttcaaattttgaacacaaaagaaacatcaataaaaaggttgcatcttttttcctcttcttcgaatctttttctttcttttttgtgtgtttttttctttctttatgtatacatatattgttaagaaaatttttttattttttcgccACCCATGTGTGGCGGTGGCAGTGGTGTCAATGGCGACAGGCGATGGTGACGATCGACGATTGACTCCCCCTGGCCGATTCCCCTCCCCTCCctctctcttccctctctcttcttttcatttatttttcagatttaccttggatttcatattattttgctatttaatttagctttaaatattaatcatgttatatatgtaatattgttatcactattatttttatatattgttattattatattatatttagctatatatatatatattttctttatgttccgtttcttactattatatgcatatatatctattattatatttattattaatattgttagcattagtacttttacttaatgtgtatgtagatatacatgtacatattaatagtttttatcatatgtgtatattgtatatattatatttatattatatatatatattcttaatgttattagttgtatacttcttgtatatttccatgtatatattttatattgtctcatgtacatactcaaatactattatatatatatacgtatttttaataccatattgagtatatattattgtatttattttattcgattatacttattattaatgttagtacatatatttcaccataagtgtatatataccttttgtgtatataatattattttgtatatttaattattattctaAAAAGGGTTataatatgtacatatttatgaagtattattaatagtattattttaaacatcattgttatttctaatatatatattatgtacactttttatttctattttattttttatttgtcaatattaattattattattctaatattttgatattttaatattttatattattcacatcactattcgcatttttacaataatattcttagattttttactatcattttagaaactttttacattttaattttaagaataaggcaatgtaccgattttaacattaagtcattgatttcatcgctatgttgggtgaagttagtcggctcgtgttaaaaacgggatATCCTTCTAAAAAACCAGAAACttacaacttctcatttccttcaatcggatcacacttaaatgtcaaattgaattcatatttttgaaaattaagacaacactgtttaataagataccaattttgggcgtcgcgagggtgctaataccttcctcgcgcgtaaccgactcccgaacccaactttactttggcttttgacgtagacctaaattcgaccttcatttttgtgcaagaataagttttcttttctaaaaaaggatgatttattaggtgtccggtcacacctagaaaaaagatcggtggcgactcctttttttaataaaatcgaaagtcgatttttaaattttcaaataatcgcctcaattagcgaccgaaagagaattttttacgtcgctacaattatATGTATGATAGATATTGTTTTTCATCAACTTTCCTACCGACGTCTAATCCATATGCCTTATTGTAAAATCCTGCTTAAGGCAGGTGGCCCATCGGAGCGTCTAGTGAACCATTAGAATTGCTTGTTTAAGAGGCCAACGGAGCATGAATGCGTGCATCTCCATGAGGTAACAAAAGCTGCCAAAACCGAAGAACCAGAAACAAATGCCGAGTATAAAAATGCTTTCAAGTAAGCCATTAGAGGAGTGTAAGATGCTGTGACTGCCATTAATGAACATTTAGAAGAAGTGAGATGTGAAATTGCAGCCTTGAAATAGAGTAAGTTCACTATAACATAACCCAAAGTGTTAAGTCACTCAAATTatatatgtcgaaaccattttttgaatgtcgactttttattttaaaaaacaaaaatgaagtcgccaccaatctttttttttttgagttgtgatcggatcacctcgtaatttaatcgttttaataaaatgtttgatttaaaacaatgatttttggtcTACAGAGTTTAggaaacaggttcgggagtcggttacgcatgaggaagggttagcaccctcgttacgcccaaaattggtacctaattaattacttgatgtctttagtgtcgaaaattgaaaatttgaaaggaGTTAAAAACACAATCCTTCTTTATattaatgtatatatttttagtaaAATCTCTTAAATAGATCAAAACGTATGTAAAAGGCtttcttatctcgaggtaacaaaAGGTTGTATCccataagttaggacacgacgtCTCGAATTCTCGAGAATAAGTTtaccttttattttttatataaatctcacatattttaattttaaaaggatatttgattatttaagttcaacaagaaaatcgaaaccccgtaagttagggtacaatTTCTCGAATCTCCCAAATATGAAACATTGTCTTATTTTGAACATTTTCTTTTTGCGTATTTGGGTAAGAATTAATGTCATATTAAAAAtgatcctaaaccctaaaccctaatattaaaaatgataaatgaataaaattttacgCTAATGAATGACAACAATATAAATGTACTAATAAGCAATTCATAATACATATAATGGCAATAATCATATAATACATATCACTTTAATaccaatattaaaaattaaagaaaaataaaataaataataaaataaataataacaatgaTAACAATAATAGTGACAAAACAGTGCATAAAAAAGAAAACaccaattttaaatataataaggaCAATggaataaatacataaataaacattgagaaaaataatttgtaaaatgttgaaaatagAGGACCAAATTAAAACGTGAAAGGAATTAAGGGTGCAATTCATAATAAAaggcataaataataataatagtagtgagtaaagaagaaatgacgcaataaacaaaaataaaagataaatgagTAAATATATGAACAAATAAATAagtacaaaagaaaataaaatgcaAAAGATTGAAAGTAaaagactaaatcaaaatataaacaaaatttaaagtaaaaatcataataaaataaacaaattaagcAATAAAATGGGTTAAAGGATTAAAACCGAATGCGCAAAGGAAGGACAGGGACCAATT harbors:
- the LOC108486009 gene encoding pre-mRNA-splicing factor CWC21-like, which gives rise to MDNGIGLNTPRGSGTNGYIQSNKFFVKPKTNRVTDSTKPFEADQGSAGLTTRKPNKEILEHDRKRQIELKLVILEDKLAEQGYTESEIADKLVEARKALEDAQQEKDEEEEVIPIPTRQQKVSDTQNHQIAARKE